The following DNA comes from Tunturibacter psychrotolerans.
CGTATGGGCGAGCGATTCACGCGCTGCGCAAATTTACTCAGGCATCGCTCAACAAAGTGCCGAGCTGGCGGCAGCAAAGTATTTCACCGGGCCAACAACGCTGACAGGAGAGCGCCTCTCGAAGGGAGCGAGGATGGCTTCAGTCGCCCAAGCCGACCGGGAAGATCGAAGGCCCGAGGCAGAAGATATCGCGCAGCTTCTGGACGTCGGCGAGGCAGAAGCTGTCCTGATCGAGTTGGCAAGCATGTTCAGCGGCATGATCTCGCCATCATCTCCGGACAGTGACAAGCCAGCGAGCGGCCAATCGGCGCAGACTTCTGAAGCTCAGACGTCAAACCTCGAAGCTAAATACCGTGCGTTGCTGGAGCAGATTCCTGCTGTGGTCTTCATGGTGTATCTGGATCGCGGCATCAGCGAGGCGTATGTGAGCCCACAGATCGAAGCAGCGCTTGGATTCTCGCGCGAGGAATGGCTGGAAGATCCTATTCGCTGGTATGAACACATTCATCCGGATGATAAGCAACGGTGGAGCCTGGAGGCCGCGGGCATGTTTCTGTCGGGCACGCCCCTGCGATCGTCTTATCGTGTCATCGCGCGTGATGGACACGTGATCTGGTTCCACTGCGACGCGAAGATGATGCGCCGACCGGATGGCCATCCCTGGTTCATTCACGGCGTCGCCTTTGATATCTCCGATCTGAAGCATACTGAGGAAGCACTCCATCAAGAGCGCAACGTTGTCTCCGCGATTCTCGATACGGTGGGAGCGTTGGTGGTGGTTCTCGATCCCGAGGGTCGCATCACGCGATTCAATCGGGCCTGTGAACTGACCACCGGATATTCGCTGGAGGAGGTTCGCGGCAAACGCATCTGGGATTTTTTTCTTGTGCCCGAAGAGGTGGAACGCTTTAAGTCGATCTTTATGCAGCTAAGCGCAGATTTGCTGCCCGAAGATTACCAAAGCTATTGGGTGACACGGCATGGGACCAAGCGACTCATTGCGTGGTCAAGCACCATGCTGCCGGGTAGTAACGGGACGCCGAACTATATCATCGCAACCGGCATCGACATCACTGAACGAGAACAATTGGAGAAAGCGCTCCTGAACATTAGTTCCAGAGAGCAGCGACGTATTGGGCAAGACCTGCACGATGGTCTTGGGCAACATCTCACGGGCATTGCCTTCATGGCCAAAGTGCACGAGGCGAAGTTGACGGAGAAGCGTCTGGCGGAGGCTAACGATGCAGCGAAGATTGTGCGGCTGGTGAACGAAGCAATTTACAAGACGCGAGAGCTGGCCAGAGGTCTGCTGCCAGTCGTCTCCGACGCGCAGGGACTGATGTCAGCACTGCAACTCTGGGCTGCGGAGGTGGAAGATATCTTTGGAATATCGTGTCACTTCGACTGCGAACCCGCCGTTTTGATCTACGACGACGCGATGGCGACCCATCTTTACCATATCGCTCAGGAGTCAGTAAATAATGCGCTGAAGCATGGCCATGCGCGCAAAATAGTGATCAGGTTGACGGCTGAGAATGGTCGCGGTTTGTTGGTGATTAGCGATGACGGCGCTGGCATCCCCGAAAACCATGGAAGTAGTCATGGCATGGGGCTCCACATAATGAACTATCGAGCGGGCATGATCGGTGGAACGCTTGAGGTTGCACCGAGCCCGCTCCAGGGAACGATTGTTACCTGTATGTTCACTGTCAAACCTGGGAGGTAACTATGGCCGCGACCAACGCTCAGGAGCAACTTCGTCGCGCAGGCAAAAGAACCGTCTTCGTAGTCGACGACCATCCGCTCCTGCGTCAGGGGCTGGCTTTGTTGATCAACCAGCAGCAGGATCTGGAAGTTTGCGGCGAGGCCGAAGAGGCGCAGGCTGCTATGCGGGCCATCGCACGAAAGAAACCTGACATCCTGATTGTAGATATCTCACTGAACGGTCCGGACGGATTGGACCTGCTCAAGGCCATTCGAGGATCGTATCCCGACCTGCCAGTCCTCATTCTCTCGATGCATGATGAGGCCATCTATGCGGAACGCGCCCTGCGTGCTCGCGCGAACGGCTACATCATGAAGCAGGAGGCGACGGAGAAAGTGCTGGTTGCGGTGCGCCGCATTCTTGGTGGCGAGGTGTATCTTAGCGATCGCATGGCCAACAAGATGCTTCAACAGTACATTGGCGGCTCTCCGGCTGCGCTTCAATCTCGCATTTCATCGCTCTCTGATCGTGAGTTAGAGGTCTTTTGTCTGATCGGCGAGGGTCGAGGTACACGTGAGATTGCCGAGGAACTGCACCTCAGCGTTAAGACTGTCGAAACCTACCAGGCCCACATCAAAGAAAAGCTCTTCCTGCACAGCGGGCGTGAGCTGATTCAACATGCGATTCAGTGGAAGATCGACGAGAAGGCGGGATGATATGTGGAGGGATCGGTAACTGAAGCTCCGGTTGATGTTCCGCCGTCCGTCCCCATGTTTTCATATCAAAGCGTTTTCTGAATTGCACCTGTCCCGGGCGCATGCGCTTAAGGGGCCTTCTTCAATTGGTTAGACCCAAAACCTAACGCGCAAAAAACCTGATTCTGCTTAATGCGAGATCGGGGAATCCCCTACGTCGTCAGAGTATTAAGTACGAGAAAAGAATAGGGTGCGTCCCGCTTGCGGGTTGAATACACCAACCACTTTACTGGCTACGGTTCGCTGATCGTCGAAGAGTGTCAAAGAGACGATTTGCACGTCAGGTTTGCGTCCTCGGGGCGCTGCCCGCAAGCTCCAAGCAAGACAAGCCAGTATTCCGAAGAGGAGAACCAGGTTATGGCTCAAGAAACAGTTCCTTACGGCCGAGTCACTCAGAAGAAACCCGCTGTGGCCGAACTACATATTCTGTGGATCACCGCCGGTCTGGGATGTGACGGAGATTCAGTGTCCATCACGGCGGCCACACAGCCAAGCATCGAGGACGTGCTTCTGGGAGCGATTCCCGGACTACCCAAGGTGCACCTGCACAATCCAGTGCTCGCGTACGAAGTGGGCGATGATTTTATGAAGCACTTTTACATGGCCGAGAAGGGAGAGCTTGAACCCTTCGTGCTTGTGGTGGAAGGCTCTATCCCGAACGAGAAGATCAAGAAGGAAGGCTATTGGGCCGGACTCGGAACGGATCCGCATACCGGGCAGCCGATTACAACAAATGAGTGGATTGATCGCTTGACGCCGCGCGCGCTTGCGGTGGTGGCGTGTGGCACTTGCGCTACTTATGGCGGTATTCACGCGATGGAAGGTAACCCGACAGGTGCGATGGGGCTAGCGGACTACCTGGGCTGGGATTGGAAGTCCAAAGCTGGCCTTCCTATCGTGAATGTTCCCGGATGTCCCGTGCAGCCGGACAATTTTATGGAGACCGTTCTCTATCTTCTCTATCAGGTAGCTGGATTGGCACCAATGATTCCTCTGGACGATCAGCTCCGGCCAACGTGGCTCTTCGGCAAAACAGTTCATGAGGGCTGCGATCGGGCGGGATATTACGAGCAAGGTGATTTCGCCACGTCCTATGGCTCGCCGAAGTGCATCGTCAAACTGGGATGCTGGGGGCCGGTCGTCAATTGCAACGTTCCTAAGCGTGGCTGGATGGCAGGCATCGGTGGCTGCCCTAATGTGGGCGGGATCTGTATTGGCTGCACGATGCCGGGATTCCCCGACAAGTTCATGCCGTTTATGGACGAGCCTCCCGGCGGCAAGCTGTCGAGTACTGCGGTCGGAGTCTATGGCAAAGCCATTCGTGCTCTCCGCAAATTGACTAATGACACGGTGAACAAAGAGCCGAAGTGGCGGCATCCTCGCGCCGAACTGACCACCGGCTACCACCCCAATTCCTACTAGCGACCTAAAGGAGACACCACGATGGGCACGATTACCGCTGTACGTACAGAGGATGCCGCCGAAAAGAGCCAGTTAGTAGAGATGAATTGGGATCCGATCACACGGATCGTCGGCAGTCTCGGCATCTTTACAAAGATCGACTTTGGTAAACGCAAAGTTGCGGAGTGCCACAGCACCTCTTCAATTTTTCGTGGTTACAGCATCTTCATGAAGGGCAAGGATCCAAGGGACGCGCACTTTATCACCAGCCGCATATGCGGTATCTGCGGTGATAACCATGCGACGTGTGCGACCTATGCGCAGAACATGGCCTTTGGCGTCCGCCCACCGGCCATTGCCGAGTGGATCGTAAACCTCGGCGAGGCCGCGGAGTACATGTTCGACCACAACATTTTTCAGGACAACCTGGTGGGCGTGGACTTCTGCGAAAAGATGGTGAAGGAGACCAATCCGGGCGTTTGGGAGAAGGCAACGAAGACTGCTGCGCCGCACGCGGAGTTGCATGGCTTCCGCACCATCGGCGACATCATGACGGCACTCAATCCTTTTACGGGGTCGTTCTATCTTGAGACTTTGCAGGTGAGTCGGTACACACGCGAGATGTTCTGCCTGATGGAAGGTCGTCACGTTCATCCGTCCACTTTGTATCCCGGCGGAGTTGGCACAGTGCCCACTGTGCAACTTTTTACGGACTACATTGTCCGGCTGATGAAGTATGTGGAGTTCATGAAGAAAGTCGTACCGCTGCATGACGATCTATTTGATTTCTTCTATGAAGCGCTCCCCGGTTACGAAGAAGTAGGCCGCAGGCGGATTCTTCTTGGGTGTTGGGGGTCGTTTAACAATCCTGATGTCTGCGACTATACCTACGAGAAGATGACAGATTGGGGCCGCGGAATGTTTGTGACGCCGGGCGTTGTTGTCGACGGCAAACTGGTGACGACGGATCTCGTGGACATCAATCTGAACATCCGTATTCTGCTGGGTAGTTCTTACTATGATGACTGGCAGAACTCTGAGACCTTCGTTCGGAAGGATCCACTGGGAAACCCTGTCGATCAACGTCATCCGTGGAACCAGAGTACGTTCCCTAAGCCACAAAAGCGCGACTTCAAGGATAAATACACCTGGGTGATGTCTCCGCGCTGGTATGACGCACGGACCAAAGACTACCTTGCACTCGATACCGGGGGCGGTCCGATCGCGCGCTTCTGGGCTACGGCACTGGCTGGCTTGGTGGACATTGGTTACGTGAAGGCTACTGGACACAGCGTCAAGATTTATTTGCCTAAGACGGTATCGCTTCCAGAAGTGGAGCTTGAATGGAAGATCCCCAAGTGGAGCAATGCGATTGAACGGGATCGGGCACGCACTTACTTCCAGGCTTATGCCGCTGCTGCTGCGCTTCACTTCGCAGAGCAGGCGTTGGCGGAGTTGCACGCTGGGCGCACAAGGACGTGGAACGATTTCAAAGTTCCAGAAGAAGCAATTGGTTGCGGTTTCCACGAAGCGGTCCGAGGGGTTTTGTCGCACCACGTTGTGATCCGTAATCACAAGATCGCCAACTATCATCCTTATCCGCCGACTCCGTGGAATGCAAACCCGCGAGATATGTACGGGACGCCGGGGCCCTATGAAGATGCGGTGCAAAATACGCCGATCTTCGAGGAGAATGGCCCCGATAACTTCAAGGGCATTGATATCATGCGCGCTGTACGCAGCTTCGATCCGTGTCTGCCATGCGGTGTGCACATGTACCTTGGGAACGGAAAAGTGCTTGAGACGTCCCACTCGCCGATGTTCGGTGTTCAGCTTTAGTTTGTTGACTGATCGACGGTTGAAGGAGGCGTGTGGCTAACGACGAAGAATTTCAGGAACAGATCCGGCAACTCGGTAAGTTAGTCGCACAATTCGACGACCTGCCGGATAGTGCTGCGAAGTCTGCGAGCAGGGAGTTAGTGCAGCTTTTGATGGATGTCCATGGAAGAGGCCTGGAACGGGCGATGGAGATCGTCTTTGATGCTGGGGATTCTGCTCCCGTCATCATCGATAAGCTGGGGCAGGACCCAATCGTCGGGAACTTGTTGCTGCTCTATTCCCTTCATCCAGATGAGTTGGAAACCCGCGTGAACAAAGCCATTGAGCGTATGCGTCCTCGTCTGCGCAAACTCTCCTGCACTATCGAGCTTGAGCACCTGCACGAGAGCAGTGTGCGTGTGCGACTGACAACTTCGGGCCATAGCTGCGGATCTTCTGCTGGAGATATTCGGTCGATCGTGGAAGACGGGATGTATGAGTTCGCGCCGGATGTGACATCACTCGAGCTTGCCGGGTTGGAGGAGACAGCACCTGCGGGCTTTGTCCCACTGGAGAGTCTGTTGGGGCAACGGCTCGTAACGGTCGGGATCCCGACAATCACGGAAGGGGCCCACGATGAATGAAGAGACTCTACCAGCCTTCGAGCAGGCCTTCGGAGCATTACGTCAGTTCACCCGGGCGCGGCGACCAACATCGCGTGCGACGGAACATTGCGAGTTGTGCAGTGCCGGGCTGGCGCAGGAGCACCCGCACCTGGTGGAGATAACCTCTCGGCAGATCTTGTGTGCGTGCGACGCATGCGCCATGCTCTTCGATGGAATGGAGAGATCAAAGTACAAGCGCGTCTCGAGGCAGGCTCAGTACCTTCCTGACTTCGAGATGACGGATGGCCAATGGGAGAATCTGTTGATTCCGATCAACATGGCGTTCTTCTATCGTTCGAGCATCGAAGGCACAGTGATTGCGCTATATCCCAGTCCGGCGGGCGCAGTTGAGTCGCTGCTTCCGCTCGAGGCTTGGAATGAGATTGCAGAAAGCAATCGAGCGTTGAGCCGCCTCTTGCCTGATGTAGAAGCGCTGCTGGTCAATCGGGTCGGCCATGCCCATGGAATCGCGCGGGCCGAGTATTACATTGCGCCTATTGATGAATGCTACAAGCTCGTTGGACTGATCCGTTCCAACTGGAGGGGACTTTCTGGAGGATCTGAGGTTTGGACAGAGATAGGGCGATTTTTTTCCGACCTGCGATTGAAGGCGTACGTGGTCAGTGGAGAAGCGAATGCCTGATCTTAGTTTCCAGATCGAAGGGGCGAGCGTGCTTCCATTCGCTGCCACGCCGACGCTGGCTTTCAGGCTCAAGGTCAGCAATGCCTTGGCCAATGAGACTATCCATACCATCGCGCTGCGGTGTCAGATTCAGATCGAGGTCACACGCCGCCGCTACACGCCGGAGGAGCAGGAAGGTATGCTCGACCTCTTCGGAACGCCTGATAGATGGAGTCAGACGCTGCGAAGCCTGCTCTGGACGAATCTCAATATGGTCATTCCTGCCTTTGCGGGCGCAAGCACGGTAGCTGATCTCCATGTTCCATGCACCTTCGATTTTAATGTTGCTGCTACGAAATACTTTGATGGCCTCACGGAGGGGGAAATTCCTCTCAACATTCTGTTTAGCGGCACTGTCTTCTATGCACCGCCGGATTGCGGCCTGCAAGTCGCGCCGATCTCCTGGGAGCAGGAGGCGAAGTTCAAGCTTCCGGTGAAGGTGTGGCGCGAGATGATGGACTCCTACTATCCCAACAGTGTTTGCATTAGCTTGCGCCGTGATGTCTTCGATCGCCTCCATCGCTATAAGATGCAGCACGGCATTCCGACCTGGGAGCAGGCTTTGGAAGAGGTGCTCCCCATGGAAGTGGCGGTGAAATCGTGAATTTTGACCAGGTGGAAAAGATTGCCGACGCTGTGCTCTACGAGGGATACATGCTGTATCCGTATCGGCCCTCTTCGGTGAAAAATCAGCGGCGCTGGAACTTCGGAGTGCTCTGCCCACGGTCTTATAGTGAACAACAACAGGGATCTGATGCATGGATGATGCAGACGGAGTGCCTCGTCAACGCAAACCCATCGACTCGCCTGGTTGTGAAGGTTCGTTTTTTGCAGATTGTTCGACGCTCAGTCGGCAAACTTCGTACTCCGGAACAAGAGACGCCCGAAGGTGTGGAATCGGAGATTGATTTTGTTGACCGTCTCGAAGTGGGCGGGCGAGTCTATCATCCATGGCAGGAGGCGGTTGAACGTGAATTTACGTCCGCCCTGTTAGATCCTGCATCGCTTTCGTCTCTTGCTTCCTTACATCTTCCGTTCCCGGCGGGGAGACAGTGCGAGTATCTGCGCGATGAACAGGGAAGGGCAGTCGGGGTGATTGTGCGGGAGTGGGAGAGTCTGACTGCGTTGGTTCAGTGCGATTCGACACGTTGCGATGATGGAGTCTTCAGAGTCACGGTGCGTGTCAGCAATCTCTCCGAGTTTGGACCGATTACAACGATCGACCGTGAAGATGCTCTTGGATTTTCGCTTGTGTCTGCCCATACCATCCTGGGGGTCGCGCATGGAGAGTTCGTCTCCCTGCTTGATCCTCCTGCAGATCTCAAAGACCTTCCGGCTCTGTGCCACAACGTCGGCACCTGGCCGGTTCTTGTTGGAGATGAGGCTGAGACTGTTTTGTCGTCGCCCATTATCCTGTACGACCGTCCGCAGATCGCTCCGGAGAGCGCAGGCAATCTCTTTGACTCAACTGAGATTGACGAGATCCTGTCCCTACGCATTCTCACCCTGACGGATGATGAGAAACGTGAGATGCGGCAATCCGACGAGCGGGCGCGTGAGATTCTGGAGCGCACCGAGAACATGCCAGAAGAGCAATTTATGAAACTTCATGGTGTGTTGCGCGGTCTGACTCCGCTCAAGGAGGAGGCGCGATGAACCAATGGGAATGGAACGTCCTCGAAGAGAAAGAGCAAGTGGACTATGTGGTGATTGGTGAGGCAGAGGTCAGGAAAGGCAGTCGCGTCCGTCTACATCCGCATGAGGGAGGGGACATATTCGACCTTGCGCTACGCGGTCAGATCGCAACCGTCGAGAGCATCGAACAGGATTATGAAGGCCAGCAACATATTTGTGTGGTTCTCGAAGACGATCCCGGGCGCGACCTGGGAATGATGCGCCAGCCTGGTCACCGCTTCTTTTTCAAGTTGACCGAGATTGAGCCGCTTCCGGAAGAGGAACAGCATGAGAGAAAGAAGGCGCTGCCGCCAAGCATTTTGATTGCCGGCATCGGTAATATCTTCCTCGGAGACGATGGTTTTGGAGTGGAGGTTGTGCGTCAGTTGGCCGACCGTATTTCGCCAGACTCCGTGCGGATCGTTGATTTTGGTATTCGTGGTTTGGACCTGGTCTACGCGTTACAGTACGGCTATGAGACGGCCATCCTCATCGACGCCTACCCCCACGGACAAACGCCTGGGACGGTTTCTGTTGTAGAACTCGACGCAAACGAAGCTGCCGATTCGACTGGTAACGTTCTCGAGCCACACAACATGCATCCGATGAACGTCCTGCGTATGGCACGTTCGATGCACGGTCCTCTAAAGCGAGTGCTATTGGTTGGATGCGAGCCGGCCACGCTGGGTGGCGACGAAGGTTGCATGGGTTTGAGTGAGCCAGTTGAGGCTGCGGTTGCCGAAGCGGTGAACGCGACTGAGGCGTTGGTGAAAAGAATTCTGGAAGGCGAGTCGATCCCAGGCAGTCACCAAAGTCAATAACGGCAAGAGGAGGATGATATGGCAATGGAATTGGAAGGATCTGTAACAGATGGAATAGGAAGCGACAAAGAGACTCTTTACATGTTAGGAGGCGTAGCCCTCATCGTGTTTGGTGCTGGACTGATTCTCTCCAACCCCTTCGTGCGCCGATACATGTCCCAGATCGGAATAGGCAATCTCGCTCAGGTCGCGATGCCGGATGTTCAGCGCTATCTAAAGATGCGGGCCATGTAAATGGTCGGACGGACGGCAGGAATGTCTCCAGGGACGCAACAGGATGGAGTCTGCAGGATGTGACAAACTCAATGGAAGCTGCAAAAGCCACACTCGTTCACTATGTTCTCGATCCCAGGGCCAGCAGGTTTACGGTGCAGGCTTTTGCGACCGGGCTGTTGTCCGCAGTGGGACATAATCCAACGATCGGCGTCCGAGACTTTAGTGGCGAAGTCAGCTTCAGTCAGGAAGCGCTCCAGGGGAGCGGATTCAGATTGAGCATTAAGACGACTTCGTTGAGTGTTCAAGACGACATCTCCGATAAAGATCGCCGCGAAATTGAGCGGCTGCTGAACGAACAGATTCTGGAGACGACAAAGTATCCGGAGACTGTGTACGAGGCGCCCGTTTTGTCGATCACCAGAATGGGAGAATCTTTGTACTCTGCCGTTCTCGACGGAAATTTGACGTTTCACGGCGTAACGCGCAAACAGCCGGTGGCCGCACGCATCGCAGTATTTGGGACGATGCTGCGAGCCTCGGGTAATTTCACGCTCGAGCAAACCGACTATGAGATCAAGCTGATCTCGATAGCTGGGGGTGCACTCAAACTCAAGGATGAGCTCAAGTTCTCCTTCGAGATGGTCGCGCGAGAACAGGAGTGACAAATATGTGCTTCATCTTGCAGAATCGTGCGTCCGGGAAGGGAGCTATCCAATGTGCCTAGCGATACCAGGCAAGATCGTCGAGCTCATTGACGGCCAGAATCAAGTGGGCATCGTGGAGGTAACCGGGGTGCGACGCAAAGTCCAGTTGGGTCTTCTCGAGGACGATATGCCGAAAGTCGGTGATTGGGTTCTGATCCACGTCGGATTTGCAATGTCCAAAATCAGTGAGCGGGATGCAGAGGAGCAGATGCGTCTGCTTACAGCGTTAGGCGAAGTGGAACAGGCAATGGAGGAGGTCCGTGGATATGGTTTGGAAAACAGCGCTGACCGTGCCGGCCCCGTCGAGTTGAATGGAAAACGCTACGCCTGAGGGAGATCGAAGATGCAATATGTGGACGAATTCCGCGACCCCGATCTGATCACGAAAGCCTCCAATGAGATTCGTCGTCTCGCTGATCCTGCTCGGCACTACCGCATCATGGAAGTATGTGGTGGCCACACGCATGCCATCTATCGCTTTGGGCTGAAAGATATCCTTCCTTCTAATATTGAACTGATTCATGGCCCGGGTTGCCCGGTGTGCGTTTTGCCGATGGGAAGGATCGACGACGGATTATCGATCGCTCAGGATCCGAACGTCATCTTCGCGGCGTTTGGCGACATGATGCGCGTGCCGGGCGCGCATGGTAGTCCACTCGAACACAAGGCCCGCGGGACCGATGTTCGTATCGTGTACTCTCCTGCGGACGCGCTGGAGCTAGCTAGAAAATATCCCAAGAAAGAAGTTATCTTCTTCGCAATCGGATTTGAGACGACCGCGCCCTCCACCGCACTTACGCTGATGGCTGCCAAGGCTCAGGGCATCGGCAATTTTTCTGTCTTCTGTAATCACGTCACCATCGTTCCCGCTATTCGCGCTATCCTCGATTCGCCCGATATGCGTCTTGATGGGTTTATTGGACCGGGGCATGTTTCAACCGTGATCGGTTGCAGGCCGTACGAGTGGATCGCCAGAAACGAAGGCAAGCCGGTAGTAACTTCGGGCTTCGAGCCATTGGATCTTCTGCAGTCCATCGTGATGCTTCTGCGCCAGCTGCAAGCAGGTGAGGCCAAGGTCGAGAATCAATATAAGAGAGTCGTGCCATGGGAGGGCAACAGCGCGGCTCTGAAAGCGATGGCCGAGGTCTTCGAACTACGCCCCTACTTCGAGTGGCGCGGAC
Coding sequences within:
- a CDS encoding PAS domain-containing sensor histidine kinase, with product MASVAQADREDRRPEAEDIAQLLDVGEAEAVLIELASMFSGMISPSSPDSDKPASGQSAQTSEAQTSNLEAKYRALLEQIPAVVFMVYLDRGISEAYVSPQIEAALGFSREEWLEDPIRWYEHIHPDDKQRWSLEAAGMFLSGTPLRSSYRVIARDGHVIWFHCDAKMMRRPDGHPWFIHGVAFDISDLKHTEEALHQERNVVSAILDTVGALVVVLDPEGRITRFNRACELTTGYSLEEVRGKRIWDFFLVPEEVERFKSIFMQLSADLLPEDYQSYWVTRHGTKRLIAWSSTMLPGSNGTPNYIIATGIDITEREQLEKALLNISSREQRRIGQDLHDGLGQHLTGIAFMAKVHEAKLTEKRLAEANDAAKIVRLVNEAIYKTRELARGLLPVVSDAQGLMSALQLWAAEVEDIFGISCHFDCEPAVLIYDDAMATHLYHIAQESVNNALKHGHARKIVIRLTAENGRGLLVISDDGAGIPENHGSSHGMGLHIMNYRAGMIGGTLEVAPSPLQGTIVTCMFTVKPGR
- a CDS encoding response regulator transcription factor encodes the protein MAATNAQEQLRRAGKRTVFVVDDHPLLRQGLALLINQQQDLEVCGEAEEAQAAMRAIARKKPDILIVDISLNGPDGLDLLKAIRGSYPDLPVLILSMHDEAIYAERALRARANGYIMKQEATEKVLVAVRRILGGEVYLSDRMANKMLQQYIGGSPAALQSRISSLSDRELEVFCLIGEGRGTREIAEELHLSVKTVETYQAHIKEKLFLHSGRELIQHAIQWKIDEKAG
- a CDS encoding hydrogenase expression protein HypE, producing the protein MAQETVPYGRVTQKKPAVAELHILWITAGLGCDGDSVSITAATQPSIEDVLLGAIPGLPKVHLHNPVLAYEVGDDFMKHFYMAEKGELEPFVLVVEGSIPNEKIKKEGYWAGLGTDPHTGQPITTNEWIDRLTPRALAVVACGTCATYGGIHAMEGNPTGAMGLADYLGWDWKSKAGLPIVNVPGCPVQPDNFMETVLYLLYQVAGLAPMIPLDDQLRPTWLFGKTVHEGCDRAGYYEQGDFATSYGSPKCIVKLGCWGPVVNCNVPKRGWMAGIGGCPNVGGICIGCTMPGFPDKFMPFMDEPPGGKLSSTAVGVYGKAIRALRKLTNDTVNKEPKWRHPRAELTTGYHPNSY
- a CDS encoding nickel-dependent hydrogenase large subunit; this encodes MGTITAVRTEDAAEKSQLVEMNWDPITRIVGSLGIFTKIDFGKRKVAECHSTSSIFRGYSIFMKGKDPRDAHFITSRICGICGDNHATCATYAQNMAFGVRPPAIAEWIVNLGEAAEYMFDHNIFQDNLVGVDFCEKMVKETNPGVWEKATKTAAPHAELHGFRTIGDIMTALNPFTGSFYLETLQVSRYTREMFCLMEGRHVHPSTLYPGGVGTVPTVQLFTDYIVRLMKYVEFMKKVVPLHDDLFDFFYEALPGYEEVGRRRILLGCWGSFNNPDVCDYTYEKMTDWGRGMFVTPGVVVDGKLVTTDLVDINLNIRILLGSSYYDDWQNSETFVRKDPLGNPVDQRHPWNQSTFPKPQKRDFKDKYTWVMSPRWYDARTKDYLALDTGGGPIARFWATALAGLVDIGYVKATGHSVKIYLPKTVSLPEVELEWKIPKWSNAIERDRARTYFQAYAAAAALHFAEQALAELHAGRTRTWNDFKVPEEAIGCGFHEAVRGVLSHHVVIRNHKIANYHPYPPTPWNANPRDMYGTPGPYEDAVQNTPIFEENGPDNFKGIDIMRAVRSFDPCLPCGVHMYLGNGKVLETSHSPMFGVQL
- a CDS encoding NifU family protein produces the protein MANDEEFQEQIRQLGKLVAQFDDLPDSAAKSASRELVQLLMDVHGRGLERAMEIVFDAGDSAPVIIDKLGQDPIVGNLLLLYSLHPDELETRVNKAIERMRPRLRKLSCTIELEHLHESSVRVRLTTSGHSCGSSAGDIRSIVEDGMYEFAPDVTSLELAGLEETAPAGFVPLESLLGQRLVTVGIPTITEGAHDE
- a CDS encoding DUF5947 family protein, which gives rise to MNEETLPAFEQAFGALRQFTRARRPTSRATEHCELCSAGLAQEHPHLVEITSRQILCACDACAMLFDGMERSKYKRVSRQAQYLPDFEMTDGQWENLLIPINMAFFYRSSIEGTVIALYPSPAGAVESLLPLEAWNEIAESNRALSRLLPDVEALLVNRVGHAHGIARAEYYIAPIDECYKLVGLIRSNWRGLSGGSEVWTEIGRFFSDLRLKAYVVSGEANA
- a CDS encoding DUF6084 family protein translates to MPDLSFQIEGASVLPFAATPTLAFRLKVSNALANETIHTIALRCQIQIEVTRRRYTPEEQEGMLDLFGTPDRWSQTLRSLLWTNLNMVIPAFAGASTVADLHVPCTFDFNVAATKYFDGLTEGEIPLNILFSGTVFYAPPDCGLQVAPISWEQEAKFKLPVKVWREMMDSYYPNSVCISLRRDVFDRLHRYKMQHGIPTWEQALEEVLPMEVAVKS
- a CDS encoding hydrogenase maturation protease; translated protein: MNQWEWNVLEEKEQVDYVVIGEAEVRKGSRVRLHPHEGGDIFDLALRGQIATVESIEQDYEGQQHICVVLEDDPGRDLGMMRQPGHRFFFKLTEIEPLPEEEQHERKKALPPSILIAGIGNIFLGDDGFGVEVVRQLADRISPDSVRIVDFGIRGLDLVYALQYGYETAILIDAYPHGQTPGTVSVVELDANEAADSTGNVLEPHNMHPMNVLRMARSMHGPLKRVLLVGCEPATLGGDEGCMGLSEPVEAAVAEAVNATEALVKRILEGESIPGSHQSQ
- a CDS encoding DUF6893 family small protein; amino-acid sequence: MAMELEGSVTDGIGSDKETLYMLGGVALIVFGAGLILSNPFVRRYMSQIGIGNLAQVAMPDVQRYLKMRAM
- a CDS encoding YceI family protein; translation: MEAAKATLVHYVLDPRASRFTVQAFATGLLSAVGHNPTIGVRDFSGEVSFSQEALQGSGFRLSIKTTSLSVQDDISDKDRREIERLLNEQILETTKYPETVYEAPVLSITRMGESLYSAVLDGNLTFHGVTRKQPVAARIAVFGTMLRASGNFTLEQTDYEIKLISIAGGALKLKDELKFSFEMVAREQE
- a CDS encoding HypC/HybG/HupF family hydrogenase formation chaperone, yielding MCLAIPGKIVELIDGQNQVGIVEVTGVRRKVQLGLLEDDMPKVGDWVLIHVGFAMSKISERDAEEQMRLLTALGEVEQAMEEVRGYGLENSADRAGPVELNGKRYA
- the hypD gene encoding hydrogenase formation protein HypD; protein product: MQYVDEFRDPDLITKASNEIRRLADPARHYRIMEVCGGHTHAIYRFGLKDILPSNIELIHGPGCPVCVLPMGRIDDGLSIAQDPNVIFAAFGDMMRVPGAHGSPLEHKARGTDVRIVYSPADALELARKYPKKEVIFFAIGFETTAPSTALTLMAAKAQGIGNFSVFCNHVTIVPAIRAILDSPDMRLDGFIGPGHVSTVIGCRPYEWIARNEGKPVVTSGFEPLDLLQSIVMLLRQLQAGEAKVENQYKRVVPWEGNSAALKAMAEVFELRPYFEWRGLGFISQSALRIHEKYAAWDSERRYVVPETRVTDPKAAQCGEVLKGVLKPAQCKLFGKECTPEHPIGALMVSSEGSCAAYYNYEYRKSMVARVSSVA